One stretch of Deinococcus hopiensis KR-140 DNA includes these proteins:
- a CDS encoding carbon-nitrogen hydrolase family protein — protein sequence MARVLPLVAVQALPHPYGQPLLAFAEDVQQVARTFAQSRLIIYPELHLHGQASSAEDYRAQAEGLDGPRVQALAELAGDLGVWLLPGSVCEVGPEGRLYNTAVVLSPEGRLAASYRKVLPWRPYEPFDPGDQFVVFDLPDVGRIGLNICYDAWFPEVSRHLAWMGAEVVVNLVRTTTCDRAQEVVLARANAIVNQVFVVSVNTAGPVGTGQSLIVDPEGLVRVQSGTEATVLTDVLDLEHVPRVRRYGTAGLTRPWAQFTPGDVPLALPLYGGQIDPRRWAPHVDERSPAMGPEP from the coding sequence GTGGCACGGGTCCTGCCATTGGTGGCGGTGCAGGCGTTACCGCACCCGTATGGTCAACCGCTGCTCGCCTTTGCCGAGGATGTACAGCAGGTGGCGCGGACGTTCGCGCAGTCACGCCTGATCATCTACCCTGAACTCCACCTGCACGGCCAGGCGTCATCAGCGGAAGACTACCGAGCGCAGGCCGAGGGATTGGACGGCCCCCGCGTCCAGGCCCTGGCCGAGTTGGCGGGCGACCTCGGCGTGTGGCTGCTGCCCGGGAGTGTCTGCGAAGTTGGGCCGGAGGGCAGGCTCTACAACACGGCGGTCGTGCTGTCGCCAGAGGGCCGCCTCGCCGCTTCGTACCGTAAGGTCTTGCCCTGGCGGCCGTATGAGCCGTTCGACCCAGGCGACCAGTTTGTGGTCTTCGACCTGCCGGACGTAGGACGCATCGGACTGAACATCTGTTACGACGCCTGGTTCCCGGAAGTCAGCCGCCATCTGGCTTGGATGGGCGCGGAGGTCGTCGTCAACCTCGTTAGGACGACCACTTGCGACCGCGCCCAAGAAGTGGTGCTGGCCCGCGCGAACGCCATCGTGAATCAGGTTTTTGTCGTCAGCGTGAACACAGCCGGGCCGGTGGGGACGGGACAGAGCCTGATCGTCGATCCGGAGGGCCTGGTGCGGGTACAGAGTGGCACCGAGGCCACCGTTCTGACGGACGTGCTTGACCTGGAGCATGTGCCGCGTGTACGCCGCTACGGCACCGCCGGCCTGACCCGGCCTTGGGCGCAATTCACGCCAGGAGACGTGCCGCTGGCGCTGCCGCTGTACGGCGGCCAGATTGATCCCAGGCGCTGGGCCCCCCATGTGGACGAGCGAAGCCCGGCGATGGGGCCGGAACCGTGA
- a CDS encoding ester cyclase — MTVSPPPANSDPEPEGSCLGAPTTRSAPVGDALDAAVEAVVRCAHRIWDDKAIGLIYAHYDRNVRVHQTGAEQCGRGEVVEATVQRLAAFPDLRLYGDEVIWNRELDGVLLSHRVTSSAHHHGHGTYGPPTGHRVHRREITQYTVRAGRVHEVWSVQDELALVRQLGLDEWALARAMVQAEADRSGQPAPTYFGEGPSRATWDHALPEPDGGPQNPAELPELIYGLIWNARMLNVVHRVYAPTAVIWVPGHRRLDGPQALTAYVLQWLAAFPDGAVQVEHVAWTEQGAQGFKVAVRWTFRGTHTGAGVYGSPTQRRVHVLGISHFDIQGGQVVREDMVWNEFALLKQLCRPDTP; from the coding sequence GTGACGGTGAGCCCACCCCCAGCGAACTCAGACCCTGAGCCAGAGGGCAGCTGCCTGGGCGCACCCACCACCCGCTCAGCGCCCGTGGGTGACGCCCTGGATGCCGCTGTGGAGGCCGTGGTGCGCTGCGCTCACCGCATCTGGGATGACAAGGCCATTGGCCTGATCTACGCCCACTACGACCGCAATGTGCGGGTTCATCAGACTGGTGCTGAGCAGTGCGGGCGCGGTGAGGTCGTGGAGGCCACGGTGCAGAGGCTGGCTGCTTTTCCGGACCTGCGCCTCTACGGCGATGAGGTGATCTGGAACCGTGAACTGGACGGCGTGCTCCTGTCCCACCGCGTCACCTCAAGTGCCCACCACCATGGACACGGCACCTACGGCCCGCCCACGGGTCACCGCGTCCATCGGCGCGAGATCACCCAGTACACCGTGCGTGCGGGGCGGGTCCACGAGGTGTGGAGCGTTCAGGACGAACTCGCCCTTGTGCGCCAACTCGGCCTGGACGAATGGGCACTGGCCCGCGCCATGGTGCAGGCCGAAGCCGACCGGTCTGGACAGCCAGCCCCCACCTATTTTGGGGAGGGGCCCAGCCGCGCCACCTGGGACCATGCCCTTCCCGAGCCGGACGGAGGTCCCCAGAACCCGGCCGAGTTGCCGGAATTGATTTACGGCCTGATCTGGAATGCCCGGATGTTGAATGTCGTCCATCGGGTCTACGCGCCGACCGCCGTCATCTGGGTGCCCGGTCACCGGCGGCTGGACGGCCCCCAGGCGCTGACCGCGTACGTCCTGCAGTGGCTTGCCGCATTTCCCGACGGCGCGGTGCAGGTGGAACACGTCGCCTGGACCGAACAAGGCGCTCAGGGGTTCAAGGTCGCTGTGCGCTGGACCTTTCGGGGGACCCACACCGGGGCCGGTGTGTACGGTTCCCCCACACAGCGGCGCGTACATGTTCTCGGCATCAGTCACTTCGACATTCAGGGCGGCCAGGTGGTGCGCGAAGACATGGTGTGGAACGAATTTGCGCTGCTCAAGCAGTTGTGTCGGCCTGACACCCCCTGA
- a CDS encoding ester cyclase, whose product MVRTPLPAFDFATRPDYSEFVQAADTGRRQPLAGFDADYTDIVDYIVRCTHKIWEEKAIGLIYTHYAHNVLVHTSGGILYGREAMVRNTLQNQAMWGDLRAYADDVIWGGDERKGFYSSHRVYDIGTHSGYTEHGPPTGRKIARWGIADCLIRENRIVEEWLAHDGVTELRCMGYDPVVLAKRAVLPATPHTHGEIDRLPTGQQAPEFLTVPAANDDPQGFIRAVLLNLWNARLVNMVREHYAPGHVAFVPDSRKLYGYGDYENFVITLLACFPDLALTVDHQCVVGGVDRGYRVATRFTLQGTHDGYGPYGAPTGRRIFLIGMSHHTLSGGKVVQEWTIFDEFALLKQLYGQPGGRGDGEPTPSELRP is encoded by the coding sequence ATGGTCCGCACACCTCTCCCCGCGTTTGACTTTGCCACCAGGCCCGATTATTCCGAGTTTGTTCAGGCCGCTGACACGGGCCGCCGCCAGCCCCTGGCAGGTTTTGACGCCGACTACACCGACATCGTCGACTACATCGTGCGCTGCACCCACAAGATCTGGGAGGAAAAGGCCATCGGCCTGATCTACACCCACTACGCCCATAACGTGCTCGTGCACACGTCGGGCGGGATCCTGTACGGGCGCGAAGCGATGGTGCGCAACACCCTCCAAAACCAAGCCATGTGGGGCGACCTGCGCGCCTACGCCGACGACGTGATCTGGGGTGGCGACGAGCGCAAGGGCTTCTATTCCTCGCACCGCGTCTACGACATCGGCACCCACAGCGGCTACACCGAGCATGGCCCGCCGACTGGACGCAAGATCGCCCGCTGGGGCATCGCGGACTGCCTGATCCGTGAAAACCGCATCGTGGAAGAGTGGCTGGCGCACGACGGCGTCACGGAGCTGCGCTGCATGGGGTATGACCCGGTGGTCCTGGCGAAGCGGGCGGTGTTGCCGGCCACGCCGCACACCCACGGCGAGATCGACCGTCTCCCGACTGGGCAGCAGGCCCCGGAGTTCCTGACCGTGCCCGCAGCCAACGATGACCCCCAGGGCTTTATCCGTGCGGTGCTGCTCAACTTGTGGAACGCCCGGCTCGTCAATATGGTCCGCGAGCACTACGCACCGGGACACGTGGCGTTCGTGCCGGACTCCCGGAAACTCTACGGGTATGGCGATTACGAGAACTTTGTGATCACCCTGCTGGCCTGCTTTCCCGACCTGGCCCTGACGGTGGATCACCAGTGCGTTGTCGGCGGCGTAGACCGTGGATACCGGGTGGCCACCCGCTTTACCCTGCAGGGCACCCACGACGGCTACGGACCCTACGGCGCGCCCACTGGCCGCCGCATCTTCCTGATTGGCATGAGCCACCACACGCTGTCAGGTGGGAAGGTCGTGCAGGAATGGACCATCTTCGACGAATTCGCTCTGCTTAAGCAACTGTATGGCCAGCCAGGAGGACGCGGTGACGGTGAGCCCACCCCCAGCGAACTCAGACCCTGA
- the hisD gene encoding histidinol dehydrogenase: MEYIKKAPPQPAAVNQEIQDTVSRIIADVEREGVDAVRRYSEKFDGAAPAEFRLSEADIRSQLATLDEQVTQAIDFSIAQVKHFAEAQRRTLTDFEEETLPGVVIGQKQIPVQAVGAYIPGGRYPILASAVMTVGVPKVAGVGRIVACAPLQRGTGKVNPLQLYGMVHSGADEIYAIGGAQALAAMAFGLEGAPPLEAVDMIVGAGNAYVAEAKRQLFGVVGIDLLAGPTEICILADDSADPEFVAADLLAQAEHGTNSQSVLITTSRALAQAVTQEIDRQLAALPTADAAGASWRDYGEIILVESDEEMLRVSDQVASEHLEVQTQDPDWFLARLSNYGSLFLGRNATVAYGDKGIGTNHVLPTGRAARYTGGLWVGKFIKTVTWQRVSDAANHTVAPPFITMADTEGMVGHADSMRLRVR, translated from the coding sequence ATGGAATACATCAAGAAGGCTCCACCTCAACCCGCCGCCGTGAACCAGGAGATTCAGGACACCGTCTCGCGCATCATTGCCGACGTTGAGCGCGAGGGAGTGGACGCAGTGCGGCGCTACAGCGAGAAATTCGACGGCGCCGCACCCGCCGAATTCCGGCTCTCGGAAGCCGATATCCGGTCGCAACTGGCAACGCTGGACGAGCAGGTCACCCAGGCCATCGATTTCAGCATCGCGCAGGTCAAGCACTTCGCGGAAGCCCAGCGCCGCACATTGACCGACTTTGAAGAGGAAACCCTGCCCGGCGTGGTGATCGGGCAAAAGCAGATTCCCGTTCAGGCGGTGGGCGCGTACATCCCCGGAGGGCGCTATCCCATTCTGGCATCGGCGGTCATGACCGTGGGTGTTCCCAAGGTGGCGGGCGTGGGCCGTATCGTGGCGTGCGCGCCCCTTCAGCGGGGGACCGGCAAAGTCAATCCTCTACAGTTGTACGGCATGGTGCACAGTGGGGCCGACGAGATCTACGCGATCGGCGGGGCGCAGGCCTTGGCGGCGATGGCCTTTGGCCTGGAGGGTGCGCCGCCCCTGGAGGCGGTGGACATGATTGTCGGTGCGGGCAACGCCTATGTGGCAGAAGCCAAACGTCAGCTGTTTGGCGTGGTCGGCATTGATTTGCTCGCCGGCCCAACCGAGATCTGCATCCTCGCGGACGACTCCGCTGATCCTGAATTCGTGGCTGCTGACCTGCTCGCCCAGGCGGAGCACGGAACCAATTCTCAGTCTGTGCTGATCACCACCTCACGCGCTCTGGCCCAGGCCGTCACGCAGGAAATAGACCGTCAGCTGGCCGCGCTGCCCACCGCGGACGCTGCTGGGGCGTCCTGGCGTGATTACGGAGAAATCATCCTGGTGGAGTCCGACGAGGAGATGCTCCGGGTGTCGGATCAGGTTGCCTCCGAGCACCTGGAGGTGCAGACGCAGGATCCTGACTGGTTCCTGGCCCGGCTGAGCAACTATGGATCGCTGTTCCTGGGTCGCAACGCGACGGTGGCCTACGGTGATAAAGGTATCGGGACCAATCATGTGCTGCCGACTGGGCGAGCGGCGCGCTACACCGGCGGTCTGTGGGTGGGCAAGTTCATCAAGACCGTGACGTGGCAGCGGGTCAGCGACGCGGCGAATCACACGGTCGCTCCCCCCTTCATCACCATGGCGGACACCGAGGGCATGGTCGGCCACGCCGATTCCATGCGCCTGCGGGTGCGGTAA
- a CDS encoding ester cyclase, producing the protein MDDQQTTSPPAFNFASRPDYSEFVQAAGTGRRQPLAGFDADYTDIVDYIVRCTHKIWEEKAVGLIYTHYAHNVLVHYSSGILYGREAMVTNTLQRIAVYSERRAYADDVIWGGDEREGFYSSHRVSSVGVNTGYTEYGPPTGRKVHRWGIADCFVRENRIVEEWLASDTLTELRQMGYDPVVLAKRAVLPATPHTHGEIDRLPTGQQAPEFLTVPAANDDPQGFIRAVLLNLWNARLVNMVREHYAPGHVAFVPDSRKLYGYGDYENFVITLLACFPDLALTVDHQCVQGNAPQGFRVATRCTFQGTHDGYGPYGAPTGRRIFLIMICHHIIKGGKVVQEWTIFDEFALLKQLHAQLEL; encoded by the coding sequence ATGGACGACCAGCAGACCACCTCCCCACCCGCTTTCAACTTTGCCAGCAGGCCCGACTATTCCGAGTTTGTTCAGGCCGCCGGCACAGGCCGCCGCCAGCCCCTGGCAGGTTTTGACGCCGACTACACCGACATCGTCGACTACATCGTGCGCTGCACCCACAAGATCTGGGAAGAAAAGGCCGTCGGCCTGATCTACACCCACTACGCCCATAACGTGCTCGTGCACTACTCCAGCGGGATCTTGTACGGCCGCGAGGCGATGGTAACCAACACGCTCCAGCGCATCGCCGTCTATTCCGAGCGCCGGGCCTACGCCGACGACGTGATCTGGGGTGGCGACGAGCGCGAGGGCTTCTATTCCTCGCACCGGGTATCGAGCGTCGGGGTCAACACCGGCTACACCGAATACGGCCCGCCCACCGGCCGCAAGGTGCACCGCTGGGGCATCGCGGACTGCTTCGTGCGGGAAAACCGTATCGTGGAAGAGTGGCTGGCCTCTGATACGCTCACGGAGCTGCGCCAGATGGGATATGACCCGGTGGTCCTGGCGAAGCGGGCGGTGTTGCCGGCCACGCCGCACACCCACGGCGAGATCGACCGTCTCCCGACTGGGCAGCAGGCCCCGGAGTTCCTGACCGTGCCCGCGGCCAACGATGACCCCCAGGGCTTTATCCGTGCGGTGCTGCTCAACTTGTGGAACGCCCGGCTCGTCAATATGGTCCGCGAGCACTACGCACCGGGACACGTGGCGTTCGTGCCGGACTCCCGGAAACTCTACGGGTATGGCGATTACGAGAACTTTGTGATCACCCTGCTGGCCTGCTTTCCCGACCTGGCCCTGACGGTGGATCACCAGTGCGTGCAGGGGAATGCGCCGCAGGGATTCCGGGTCGCGACGCGCTGCACATTCCAGGGCACCCACGACGGCTACGGACCCTACGGTGCGCCCACTGGCCGCCGCATCTTCCTGATCATGATTTGCCATCACATCATCAAGGGCGGGAAGGTCGTGCAGGAATGGACCATCTTCGACGAATTCGCTCTGCTTAAGCAGCTGCACGCCCAACTGGAGCTCTGA